The Candidatus Nezhaarchaeota archaeon genomic interval TAACATAACGTATGCGTCCTCACCGTCTGCATAGTAGCCCGGCACTCTCTTAACTATTTTAAATCCTAACTTCTTGTACAAGTTTACCGCTGGAATATTCGATACCCTGACTTCCAAGTAAACCTCCTCTACTTCTTTGCTGCTGATGGCTTCTATAGCCTCTCTCAAAAGCTTCTTAGCTATACCTTTCCTTCTAGCATGAGGAAGTACTGCTAATGATATTATATGTCCCTTAGCATTTACAGTCATACCATGAAAGTAGTAACTAAAACCTCTATCTATCCTTGACATTATATAGCCCA includes:
- the rimI gene encoding ribosomal protein S18-alanine N-acetyltransferase, with amino-acid sequence MIALQESGDKEEYVIRRFREEDLPSVIYINRTCLPENYAPDFFLYHFHEFPEGFLVAEMKGEIVGYIMSRIDRGFSYYFHGMTVNAKGHIISLAVLPHARRKGIAKKLLREAIEAISSKEVEEVYLEVRVSNIPAVNLYKKLGFKIVKRVPGYYADGEDAYVMLLKIAK